A single region of the Grus americana isolate bGruAme1 chromosome 3, bGruAme1.mat, whole genome shotgun sequence genome encodes:
- the STX11 gene encoding syntaxin-11, translating to MKDRLNELRELAKVHNQQFSDTEDDENSPHDVLLYETDYALEILHKDIQNVRTENDRLKEDVKRLRKQNSRFLTSMRRLSSIKRDTNCIARDIKARGESIHRKLQILRDFSEDAITKYGAMSVIARVAKNHYVDLMHAFQEAMFEYNATEMNQRENCKIRIQRQLEIMGKDVSGNQIEEMIEQGKWDVFSENLLSDVKGARSALNEIETRHKELVKLEGRIKEVHELFLQVALLVEEQADTFNVIEINMQNVEDYVGEAKEQVKKALEYRRKHPLRTILCCCLSCCRR from the coding sequence ATGAAAGACCGGCTAAACGAGCTGCGCGAACTTGCCAAGGTACACAACCAACAGTTTTCTGATACTGAGGATGATGAAAATTCACCCCATGATGTTCTCCTTTATGAGACTGATTATGCCTTGGAAATTCTTCATAAAGACATACAGAACGTCCGGACAGAAAATGACCGCCTAAAAGAGGATGTCAAGCGgctcagaaagcaaaacagccGCTTCCTTACTTCCATGCGCCGTCTTAGTAGCATCAAACGAGATACTAACTGTATTGCCAGAGACATCAAGGCCCGCGGAGAAAGCATCCACAGGAAGCTCCAGATACTGAGAGATTTCAGTGAAGATGCAATAACAAAATACGGGGCTATGTCTGTCATTGCCAGGGTAGCAAAGAACCACTACGTTGACCTCATGCATGCCTTTCAGGAAGCGATGTTTGAATACAACGCAACAGAGATGAACCAACGGGAGAACTGCAAGATTCGAATTCAGCGGCAGCTAGAGATCATGGGCAAAGATGTTTCTGGCAACCAGATTGAGGAGATGATTGAGCAAGGCAAGTGGGACGTCTTCTCTGAGAATCTCTTGTCAGATGTTAAGGGGGCTCGCTCAGCCTTGAATGAGATAGAGACACGGCATAAGGAACTGGTGAAGTTAGAAGGTCGCATTAAGGAAGTTCACGAACTCTTTCTGCAGGTGGCCCTACTAGTGGAGGAACAGGCAGACACCTTCAATGTGATTGAGataaatatgcaaaatgttGAGGACTATGTAGGAGAAGCTAAAGAGCAAGTGAAAAAAGCTTTGGAATACAGGAGAAAACACCCCCTCAGAACaatcctctgctgctgtttatcCTGTTGCAGAAGGTGA